Part of the Falco naumanni isolate bFalNau1 chromosome 3, bFalNau1.pat, whole genome shotgun sequence genome is shown below.
CactctccagccccagcacaatTACATATTCATACTCTTCAGATTTTCTATTTGCAGTTAGTTCATTATCTGTtaatcacatttttgttttgaagtagTAAGACAGAATAATTCCAGAAATACACATCGTTGTTCCCATTACTTCAATAAACATTTAACACCAAATTCTGAAACAGAACTTCTCTATCTCCTTACGACGCTGCACCAAATTTTCTAAAACACTTGGTGCTCTCCTTGCGATCATTACATATTTACATCAGTCTAGCTCAAATTAACAGTTTTTACAGTAAAACAGAAACCTTTACCTCTGCCAGCCTCGTCCTCAATTGCCTTGGTTGTTTCTTTGCAAACATTCTAATTACTTCCGGAGTTTTGAATGCTTGGCTGATGGCTGCTTGTATTGCCTACAAGGAAAGAGCAAGAATGTCCAGAACTAACGGCAGTCACAAGTTACAGATGAATGACAAAGATTATTGAAGGCTGGAAACCATCATTAGTGTCCTCTGCATTATCTGCtacagagcttttctttttttgtataaCCATGGaaatgagatggaaaaaaaaaattacctttatgCATAGCTTGAAAAATCCACTAACTAGTGCAACTACACTGCAAAAGAGCTGTGAAACTTTTCATTACAGTCCAGGTCttaatttctaataatttcCAATGTCTTCCTGGTATTAGCAAATCACGAGTGGATGTGCTATGCTATCTTTTGCAGTTTTAATGCCCACACTGATGATTACAGCTCTTCTAAAGGGAAACAGAATATAAGTAATGATGAGGCAAACCTCCTACTGTTATTCAAAATCCTGTATGGAGTACCAAAGATATTATAACTGTGGTGAGATTTAATCATGTTTGGACAAATCCAAGATCTCTCTGGaaacaaaaccctaaaactCGGAACAAATCATGCTCtaaattaaacatttgaaaagagaaaataggtCAAAAGTTTGGAACTCAGCATAAAATAAGACCAATTCACTATAGAACTTAGAAGTTACACCGTCACTCCTACAGCCTTTTCCTCTGGACTGGTATGACTCTCAAATGCAAACCAGCAATAAGAACACAGGAAACGCTATCTTTATGCTTTCTAACAAACAGgcatgaaattttatttctcatgatATATATATTGCCCTGGATCATCCCTCACACcttttatattaatttgtaCTATTTCTAATATTAAGGATCCGATATATCTAGTCCCTGCAATTTCCCACGGTTTCTTCTACAATGTTATGGTTATAATGCctcaagatttcttttccttttaaaattaagagaCCTAACCAGGTCtttatatgtacacatatattaaataacaaaaacattagATAGATAGATCTATCTAGCTTCCAACACATGCCTGCCTAAAAATTATAACGAACCACTTGTAACTATTCTCTTCACTGAGTCCAGGTAGAACGTGAACTATTTCTAGTCGCACATCATCCTTACCAGTTGCATCCCGCTGAGCTCATCCACCAAAGTCATATCTCCAGACATAATCTTCTTCAGAGAGTCATTGAACTCCCTCAGTTGTTCTAGAGTTTCTTTTTTGGTCTCTTCATACTCATCCGCATCTAGTTCCTCTCTAAAGGGGATCCAGTAAGATACATTAATTGATAGGATTAAACCTGAGATGTACCATGGAGAAAAGAACATCAGGGAATACCATGAAGCATGCTTCCTCagacagcaataaaaacatGCGCATTGCCTCAGTTTACTCTGCTCTAGCCCTGTTAGCTGTTATTAATCTAATGTGTAGTTTTCCTGGTTTTACACAACCTCCTAGCCACCCATGCACTTGTGTTGTTTGTATGAAGTCGCTTACATTAAAAAGGCCCTGACAACTATGAGATACTCGACACTTGGTGCAATatataaaagtgtattttggaTCTCAATAAAAATGTGCAGAGAGATAGTTTTGCTCAAAGCTGCAATGAGTGAAATTATCTGAGAACTCTACCTTCTCACCCAGAAACCACCAAGTTATTCAGGATCTTCAACTGATCCTGCTGTCTAAACCTTGCCCAACTCAAAGAATGGCACTACCAACCCTTAGCAGGTACAgctgttcttgaaaaaaatacatactgctTGGAAAAGTTAGAATTACAGTCAAAGAAAGTATCTAAGACCGCATGAGAAGTTAAGTACAAATActaaaagagaaaaccaaaactttttttctggtaattGTCTATCTTAAATTTTTTTAGCCCACAAAAACCTAACACAAAATCATACAAAAATAACATGTGAAAATGTTAGACAAactacaaaaaaacaaaccaaaccccaaatccAAATATCCACAGTtgcaagacaaaacaaaacagaagcaaaagctaTTTGGTAACTGCTGTTAAAAAAGCCCATATGAAAGTTGTGAATTCTGTGAACAGCTCTTAAGTTAAAAAATCCCAATGAAGTACAGAACTTCAAAACAGTAGAGTatttctgtctgccttttccTCAAGAAGATAATAGAACGATcttaataaaaagttttttaaagacaatttttaaatatctaaCACAAACATCCtatctaatttaaaaaacataaagtAAAACAGAAACCCCGACACATATTTGAAAGGTACCGCTTTCTTCTGCCAACCACTTAAGAAAAACACTACCACGTAAGCAGAAAGCATCTATTTTTATTACCTGCATTCATCCAGATCTTGAAGCTGCTGCATTAACCTATCCAACTGTTCTTCcaagttttgtttcagtttactGGTCTCTGTTGTTCCTCTTGaagccattttctgttttcacacgaaattttcagttgttacatGACATTCCTAggagaaagaacattttattgtTGTGTGTCAGCAGCTTGAAACTTACTTCAAAACACTCCAAGTATCAAGAAAATTATGCGTTATGCTGACGATGGCACGGCTGATGGCAACACTCGGAAATCCGCGCAGCGGGCACGGAACCGTGCGGCTGCTCCACAGCGCTTGCCCCGGCGGCACGAGGCGGCTCGCGAGGCAGCcactccagcagccccagcacgtACGGCCCGGCAGGCTTCGCCCCCAGCAGCGCCCGCTGAAATACGGAGGCCCCGCTACAGGGAACAGCCGTGTCTGCCCCTCCAGGGCCCCTCGGGGGGCTGCTGAGGAGCCCCCACCCGGAGACAGGTGCCCGAAACACACCAACACCTTCGACACCCACCGGCTGCGGGCACCCGACGCGCTCCGGGGCACCCCACgccccccccgcagccgccgGCATAGCCGCCAGCCGCCCCGCCGCAAGGGTGCGAGAGCGGCaccgggcaggggcagcggggccgcggGCACCCCCAgcgctccccgctccccgcccccccggctGGCCCCCGCGGGCAGAGCCGCCCACCGCGCAGGCCGCGCCGCCTCACCCGGGCAGGCCGCGACGGGAGCCCAGGGGCAGCGGCCGCCTCCGCCGGGCGCCGCTTCCGGCGCGGCCGGGCCAATGGGAGCGCGGGCCCCTCCGCGCGCGGCtggcgggcggccccggcggtaagagcgggcggcggggcgcggcggggcctggcgggcggcggcggggcctggcggggcctggcgggcgggggcggcggggccgcgtGCGGGCCGAGcgtgccagggctgcctgcgGCCTGCGCGCTGCAGGTCTGCTGTGTGGCGAGCGGCGCGCGCCGCGGCCGTGCCCGGGGGTGCCCAGCCCGTTCCCGGCAGTTTCAGCGAGGGGCCACAGCTGCTCACCCGCAGGAGCGCGGGCTGGTTTCCAGAGCCACCCCAAAACCTGCTGTAGGCGTACCCGATTTTTCTTACTGCGAATGCATGCCAAATCCAGCTAAGCGCTAGCTGGACTGCAAGTAGTACACACTAAACACCGGTAAGATCAGCTATAAGCACGAAGAGATTATACATAAGCATCTACATAAAGGAGTACATCACGGGgcacctcatttttccttctgaagaagaagggaaaatgaTCCAGGATGTCCCACTCTTAGAGAGAATGTGAGTGAAGGCCACTTTACTTTGTTTCTCCATCTTAAGTCTCTGTAGAGAGGTGTTACTATTACTTCATTTAGGATTTGGCATAAGATagcattaattattttaagactgCTCGGTTTTGGAAAACTGAACACCTGCATGCAGATCTCCTTCATCTCTGTATAGTAGGAGCTGAGCTGCTAGTTTGGACCTTGTGGTTGAACTGCAATAGAGCTGTGTCAGGCAGTGCCAAATTACAGATAATTCATCAAAACTTACATTATTATGCAGTGAGAATAGGCATATCTCTGTGTACCCACAGCTCGGGCAGTGTCTGGGCTTCACTCATCACTGGAATCCAgctgtctttttctctcctgggATTTGCAAGTTGCATAGCCTTTCCCAAAAAGTTGGAGCTCTATGAAGGTCATTTCATACAAAATAGATCCTGGCCCTGATGGTGCTGTGCTGGTTACAGGGATGGCATAACAGCAGAGGTACTCGTGTCATGATGCCTCTGCCatttcctctgctctccccatcaaccatgcagcttttttttctgtgaaaacagtgATAGGCAGAGGATGTCGATACAAATTAGGAAACTGAGGGTATGTGCAAATTATTACATCTATATTCTCAATTTCTATGCAGATATGAAGCGCTACAAGGTGAGTTTATGATGCAATAATTGCCTGTTTCTGAAGATTGTAAGACTAGCTAGCAGCATGAAGGACATTTGACTAACTCTAGAAAAGGCCCTatatattttaatcttaaaatttactattatttttgcccttgctttttttttaaaaaaggaaaaaatcagccCTTTTCAAATTTGCAGCATGAGCCACTTTCTTTAGAAAGTAGGGCTTTATGAATTACAAAGGCAAGTCTAACTCCTTTCCTTGCCTGTTCCCATAGTAACTCTTCTAGCTGATGCCCTTGTGAAGACTGCATTCCAAGTTAACACCAAACCCTTCAAATGCTGAACTACTCTGCAgtaataaagaatattttaaaagtttgtgaaactcttgaaagcacagaaaagtaCTAACACTTGCAAGATGTGAAGCCTTGGAAGACTTCTTTTTATTCAGGGGCTATTTGATGTTAGTACATAGTAGCTGTTAAGGTTTAGCTGTGATACCTCACCGCTGTGGCGACTGCAAAGTTCACTCAGCTTCTTTGTAAAGGAGACAGAATCCGAGGGTGACCTTGTGGGATCTTTCCAGTGATGTTGCTGTAGAAACAATGGCAGACTATTCAGTGCTAGACACAGATGTCtcaaacacagcagaagaatGGCCCATAACATATTCCAGTTTTCATTTGTTAAGGGAAACCATCTTGGCAAGCCAGAATGTTCtcatgaaagaaaagaacactgagaaaaaaaaaatccatgcagtGTGAGGAGAAATGAAAGAGTAGTGacatttccttattttcagcAACTGTtaagcagctttctgaaagtaAAGTTCAAAATTGGAACAGCgctgttgtattttaaaaaaaggaaataataataatcgGTATTGCAGCTTTtactaaacttttttttattcactaTTCTGTCATCTGTTCCACTAGTATACCTACCACTTACTTTCTGCAACACAAAGTAATTTCACATTTAGTCCATAGCACTCCCTTCCCACATACCAAAAGcatgtaaaatgtaaataaatcccaaatgaagaaatgttacccctcctctcctccagaatttcataaaatataatGGTAATTTTATAGATTTTGCTGTATAGATTCACTGCATTTTATAGTACCAGCACTGGGAACTGTCATAGGATATTCTATTCCCCCCTGCAAGCACTAGAAGTAAGGAAGTTAAGAAAGTGCCCTGCAGATGTGTCTCTTGGCAGTTGGCTGGCATCTTAAAAAACCTGCACCGTTCTAACAAAGTTTGTCCTGCAATTAGGACAAATAATCTCTCCTCATGAAGTTTTTCTGCAtgagctgcttttcttcagaatgGGCAGTACACTGTCCTCTCTTCAGGCAAGCAGCCTGTTTTCAGTGattccatttttaaagatgtttccTCTTGCATCTAGGAGGAAATTGCAGCCACTGTGATAATACGTGGGCAAGGCAAATTTGGGTTCACTTATTTATTATGTATGTTTTCTTCCTAGCATGCTCACTTTTCTCTACATCCTTGATTTCTGAAGCCCACAGAATTATCCTCCTTTCTGCAATGTAACGCCACCGTTGTCTCGGCTCCTTGCCCCTATCCCTCTATCCAGAGATAAGCAGAAAGAACTAGAGGTGGTAGGTTTAATCTCTTAAAAATGCAGGGTCACATGAACAATCACAGGCTCGATGTTGATGGAAGGAAAATACACTGtttaattttatcttaaaatCTGCTTATTGGCAGCAAGGTAAGTGTTAACTACTTTTTGATCTCATCTCTTCTTGCAGTGGCTGGTAATGAGCACCAACATTCTCCACTTGGCTCTGTAGCTGCAAGGAATGGCTATGGAAGATCCTGACAAGAAGACTGAAGTAGTACTGCTGGCCTGTGGGTCCTTCAATCCCATTACCAACATGCATCTAAGGCTATTTGAGCTGGCTAAAGACTACTTCGATGAAACAGGTAGGGTGATAATTTATGTAATTCAGAACAGCTCTGATAACTAGAATTAAGGTGAATACGTTGTGTATATGAATGCCTGTTTGACAGTGACAGATCTTTTTGGAAATACTAATCAGATATTGAAGCTAGCACACATGTATGTATCATACAAAATCACGCAGGCCAAATATGTGAGAGAACAGTCTTATATATGTGTTGCTTATTACTGATTCTAATGAGCTAAAGCATGAGTTTTGTAGTCTTTCTAATGTATCTTACTAGATCTTTACCTTGCACAATGGCAGAAGTGTACTGTACTTTTCCACTGGGCTGGTTCTTAGGGATTGCAGTGAATAATGATTATGTAATAGTTTAAATACAATACAGTGGAAGTAACATCTGCTCAACCACTTCTCATGTTCTTGTGTGATGtgttttttccacaggaaaatacaaagtaGTCAAAGGAATAATTTCACCAGTAGGCGATGCATATAAGAAGAAAGGTCTGATCAGTGCATATCACCGAGTAACTATGGCAAAACTAGCTACAAAAAACTCAGATTGGGTAGAAGTTGATGACTGGGAAAGCAGCCAGAGTGAGTGGTTGGAAACACTAAAAGTTTTAAGGTATTCTTCAGCCAAACTCTAAAAAGTCTCAAGAACCTATAGAAGGATAACGAATGACGTTAGCTCTAACAAATTAGAATAATAACAGGCTAACCCCAAATCATACGAATAGACTCAGTGAATTCGGAAGTACTATTTATATGAGCATTGTAAATGAAAGAGTCTACCATAAATGTACAAAAAATAAGCCTGTGAACAATTTTTAAGATACATGGTTTCTTAGGCTTTAGTCAGTTTTTATGCTGAGAAGGTATTCACAAGGAATGGCAAGAGACTAGTATAGGGTAGACACACTGCACGTGGTTCCCTCATTTGATTCCAagggtgctgtgctgcccaTTCGTGTATTCAAAGGCTGGCATGAGAACTGTCTGAAGGAGAATCTTTAAGTTTTATGGTTTTTACTTTCGGTCACTGCTACTTCACTGAGGTggttctttttaaaacaattttttattaaaaaaacccatcaaatCAACCTGGTAGTTGTTGCTTTGACATCTTTGCACTTTGAATATCTTATGACCCAGGTTTCATAAGTCCCTTTTCCAGCAGATCAGTTCCTGGATGAATGTCTGCCAATGTACTGCAGGAGGAAGTGCTGATAGATTATTTATTAGGCCATACTCTCCTCTGTATTCTCCaacatctttaaaatacctaaaataCGTCTGTTTTGCAGGTACCATCATCAAAAGCTTTTATCCCCTGATCCCACCAACAGTCTGCAGAATGCTATACCTTTAACAAAGCCAGGACGGAAGAGGAAGCAGGAACCAAATAGGCATGAccccattaaaaagaaaaatcagggtCCAGGTGTAAAAAGTTAAGTCTGTTTGCAAATTTACTGCTTAAACAATACTTGCTATTTCAAGGGAATTGCActgatgataacttttttttatgcTAGTTCTTGGTTCTGATTTCACTGAGTAAGTTTATTCCCTTAGATCCCACAGCATAAAGCTTCGTAACAAGATGACTGTAAGGGTAAAATATATAGGACATGAAAAATAGTCAAGATAATAGAAATTCGAAAGGTCTAAGCCATCCGTTTAGCTACAGAACTTTGCTAAACTGCAGTTACAGCTGAGAATTTTGGATcataattttctgaagaaaggaCAGGATTAAGACCTGAAATTCAAAATTTATCTGGGTACAGGATcatttaaaattgtaatttaaaCTTTATACAACAGTTTGGCCTTGTAATTTTAGGTAGCATTTATTTGGCATACTGCTTTTAGATGTTAATTTTAGTTCTTTAGCTTGACATGTACAATTACACATACTTGTACAATATTTGAACGGCCTTGCATAACGACCATCTTAATCCTTTATATTAGGAAATCTTGACTTCTCTCTGACTTCTTCCCTTGAACCTTTCCAAATTCTACTGTTTAATTGATAGCTGTTTAATGAAAACgctttcaaagaaaagacaaacagcATCAGGCAGAGTTTTTTCGTATTGTGTTGGCAGGTGTTTTACTATATTCCTACCACCCTGTGACATTACTGGAAGCTGCAAATCTGTAGCAGTCTGTTTTGCTTCCATTACTTTAAAGCAGTTTCTGTCAGCGTGCTTCTCTAGATTCCCTCTAAAACATAGTATGGAACAGAGTCCCCCTGGAGTCAGGTCACATAGTCTATGGGTTGGGGTTTTCTCAGtcatattttcttcccttttacaTAATCCCCTATGCCCCCTGTCCTGTGAAAGTTAGCGCCTCTTCTGTAGTTCTATGGAATATCAGATAAAAGTTTTACAAGCATTACGGTATCCTTTTATACTTACCTATTCTggaattttttctgtattttctttcactttgatCATCATAGTGATTGATTCAGCCCAAGGCTAAATAAGCATATTAGAGTTTATTTTCCAGtccttttgaaggaaaagaatcCCATAaccttttttcagaaaactccTGTATTGAGACTACTGATTATAAACTCTATACTCtgaatcttttatttcattccattGTCTCATCTTAACCAAAGATACACTGAGGTAGCCTAGAAATTAAACGCCCCCATCAAGTTATCTGAAATCTAGTGGCCTAAACCAAGTCCTGTTGctcacttatttttctttttaaggtgtCCCACAGGTTAAACTGCTTTGTGGAAGTGACATGCTGGAATCATTTGGGATCCCCAATCTGTGGAAGCTGGAGGACATCACTGAAATTGTGGAAAATCATGGCCTTGTATGCATAAGTAGGGCTGGAAACAGCGTTCAGAAATTCATCTATGAATCTGATATTTTGTGGAAACATAAGAACAACATTCACCTTGTGGAAGAATGGATCACAAATGACATTTCATCCACCAAGATTAGAAGAGCACTGCGGAGGGGCCACAGCATTCGTTACCTGGTACCTGATGTAGTTCAAGCatacatagaaaaaaacaatCTGTATAGTCTAGAGAGTGAAGACAGGAATGCTGGGGTTATCTTGGCTCCCTTACAGAAACATGCAAGTGATTCCAAGAACTAAAAGGCACTATACAACTCactttcagctgtgaaaaaaagctAGTTCAGTACCAGAAAATGTCAAGTTTAGGgattgggggttttgtttgtctttttttaaagtagatagTGGGCTAATTCTGTGGCTTTAGTACATACGTAATTGCTGTTGAGGTTTGGTGCACTCAATAATTGGACCTAcacagtctttttttaaactcagtaagattttcacatttaaacattttgtcACAGTGCATGCAGTGAACTAAGTATAAGAATTCACACTTGCATATGAGAATTACAAATTAACAAACAAAAGGGTTCTGATTAGTTTTAACTCAGACTGCTCTgctatttataaaatactaacacaaatatttttacttgcAGTGtcttaacaaaataatttaatttcaaaatgtacCACTTACTGATAGTAAGCCtatataactttatttttatttgccaaCATGTTGTGCACTTCAGAGAAGTTATTTAGCTCTGTCCTAGAAGGGAAAAATTTATTCCTAAGTGGTGGTAGATATACCATGCTTTGAGCCCCCTGCCTTTCAAATATGCAGCCTGTTTGTCTGCCATCATGCAATTTGCTCCCAGAAATGCCTTGTGCTTTACTTTGCAAGTCATGTTTCCAGAACTGTACATTAAGCTCAGCGCTGTTTCACATGGAAGGACAGACCTACTTCAGAAAACTGGTTTATAGCCATTGATTTAATGGATATAAATTAATAGTATCATTGCACTGATTCTCAGCCAGTTGTCCCTTTATTTCAAGTGATGAATGAGCTTTTACTTCTgagccaaaaaaatatttcacacaaaTGTGTATAGCcagaattgttttctgtaactgGAGTTGAGAAGAAATGGTAGGATATTAAGACTGTACAtcagtgaaatgttttcctttgctagAAACTTGGGTTTCAGTCTAATGGTATATTGTCTGTATTATCTGAATATAAACTAGAGGCACTGTGAATGTCATGTGATAGAACTCTACCTGCCTATATTTGCCGTCATCCTATTTTTGTCTGGATCACATGCcttattaaaaatgtcagtgtttccAAGATGCTACCTAATGGATCAACAGCCTTTTTGTACGATCTCCATGAGATGACTCTGTTCACATTTTTCAGATCAACAAATCCAGCAGAACATGAGACTTTCAGGGTAGGAAGCCTAGATGCTGTTGGGCAAGTCTAGAACCGGGGACAAGTTCCAGGATCATACCTATGACAGCCTGTCATCCTTCCCTGGGCAGAAGATCCCCAAAGAGCTGAGGCAGAGGTCTGAGCTTCCCTAGGAGCTTAGGGGGAGCCTGAAGGCCAGAAGCCAAACACAGAACATCATGAGTGGCCCTAGGGCCTGCAAGGCTTATATAAAATCCAGCAGGGAAATGGTGATGCTGTTGGGACAACCTGTAACCCACAGTGGAGATAGCATCAGGCAAGCAAACTTGGAGCCCCACATGAAAATCTGCAATTACCATACACTAAAACTCTGTGTTCTACTAGTTCCAGCCTATGAATGTGACTATCTACAGAGAATCTACAAGATTAGTGTAGTCAAATCAAGGCACAACTTCAAAGTGCATCTGTAACTGCATTGTGACAGAAAATAGCATCAAGAATCCTtaggttgttattttttttttcttgattccTGTATCACAGGTGCTTGGTTTGCCACTTCCCCCCCTGGAGTACAGGCAAGCTTACTGTCCTTTGATAATGAAGCTGAGTTCATTCATCATCAATAGTAATACAGGTACCCAAGGATAAATTATGCCCCCTGTGACACCTTAGCAATCAAATTGCCATAGCTGATTGAAGATAACTGTGTTATTGATGATGCACAGGAAAGAACAAGATCTGTTTTGCTTGCTGTCTTATGACTGACAAGAATTCTTTTCAGCAACCAAGTCAGCCTGTGTGCTTCTGAATAAACAGAGCAGATTCTTCTAATGGGAAAGCACCCTGTTTTTATGTGGTCACTTTTCGGAGCAAAACTGCACTTTAAATAATGATGCTGGTGTGTGTTGGTGCAGTTTGTGTAATTCTAGAGAAACTGCAAATTCAATAGGAGGTTTTATAAAGCTTTGTTCTTTAAACAGTTGTATTTCACTAGGTTTTAATGTAGTTATGTGTGGTGGGTCTTTCAATAAAACAGACTGTATGTAACATGCTAATTTGAGTCATCTGTTACTAGCGAAATCTGATGCCTGATGACCGTGATTTTGAAGTAGGTAGAGTGATGTCAGTACAGTTATCTCTATACAAAACAGAACATTGTTCAAAGATTACACTAACTGCTGAATATGGATCTTTTCTTTTACTAGTTTTAACACTTCATCTACTTCTGTAACAAGGCCATATCCATAATGGAATGTGTTAGATGCTCAGTGCTGCACAGCAATTAagatagaaatagaaaaaaattatttccagaaaaagaaaattgggaATTTGtaagggagaaagaaatgaaacatcaTAGGATGTGGCCAGTACACTCAGCAGTTCTAACAAAAAGTTCCATAGGCAATTCTTCAGCTGAGCCTTGAAATAGTAACCCTAGTACCCTTTATAAGTCTTGGTTAGTTAAGTACTGATTTACAGAAAGCAGCACCACATCCCAGAGAGTTTGcataatcttaatttttagtTAAAATGTAATATCCAGGCTTTTTACACAGGATTTATCCAAGTACTGACTTCTCTTTACTTGGAACAGTCAGTATTGCAACAGTGCTTTACTACCATAACATCGTAATAACAAATTATGGGTGAAATGTTACTATTTGAGACCAGGGGAAGCATTAATTTGCATTTCCCTGTGCCATTCCTAGTTTAGTACAGGTTAGAGAACAATATCCATCTGCAAACAGGAAACGAGCTTTGACGTCCTAATTTCCTACTCGCCTGATTCTGTGAGTCATACAGGTCAAACTGTCAGCTCCAAAAATGTAGCTAAAGTTCAGGGAAGCTTAATTCTCTCTgcaaaatactgtctttttaaTTCAGCCTAACCCAAGTCAGTAAACAGATAAATGTAGTAGCCATAGGTGAGTTTCCTCATTCAAGATTCAGAACACCAAATTCCATTTTTACTATGGTAGCAACACAGATAAGACTTCCCTTGCCCATCAATttcagggttttcttttaatataacCTTCATTATGGTGCTCGTTACTGTTCCATCTGACCACTTCAAATGTGTGATCAAGCTAATGCTCAAAACATGCCTGTGACTTCGGGATTGAttgttttccccattttattGATGAGGAAACTGAGGTAGAAAGTTTCTAGCTCTCCTGTACGTAGCAATTCTAGAGTGTCTAGTTGTCCAGGATTATGaaattcatttttctcccttagTAAATTGTGACATTAAGGCATACAGTTTACAAAAAGTAGCCACATATGGAGGAATTGGAAAAGATTGGAGAGTCACGTATCTTCCAATAAAATCTTACTTCCAAATTCCTTATATACCCTTTCTCTTTGAAGTCAAGCGTTCTTTATtcacttttcaaaacacattgcTGAGTCATCACTTAAGAGATTTCTTTCACTTCTTAGATGAAGATAAAAGTCCAACATTGAAACTTGCCTGCTGCATCTGGTGCTCTACTCCCTATATGCTCTGCCACAATGCATAGCATCTAATAAAGCATCAATGGGAATAACTTCTGTATCATCTCTCCTTTACTGTATGTGTCAAGAGTAAAAAATGAAGTGGGGAGCTATGTCTTCTATATACACTAGGGTATTTTTTGAATTTATTATTGGCCATTTTTAGGAGTTGAAAGTGGATTGCAAGAACAGGTATTTGTCCTCTTTCCCATCTAAGAAAACTGACTAATATAGAGTTGCAGAACTGGGAGCAGAGCTCAGGCCTCTGGATCTGCTGTTTCAAGCCCATCTGTGACACAAACTTTC
Proteins encoded:
- the LZIC gene encoding protein LZIC isoform X1; translated protein: MASRGTTETSKLKQNLEEQLDRLMQQLQDLDECREELDADEYEETKKETLEQLREFNDSLKKIMSGDMTLVDELSGMQLAIQAAISQAFKTPEVIRMFAKKQPRQLRTRLAEMDRDLMIGKLERNLYTQQKVEILTALRKLDEKLTADDETFLSTNAGTALSQFERVSTDLGSGDKVFALASFEVEKAKQ
- the NMNAT1 gene encoding nicotinamide/nicotinic acid mononucleotide adenylyltransferase 1, producing the protein MAMEDPDKKTEVVLLACGSFNPITNMHLRLFELAKDYFDETGKYKVVKGIISPVGDAYKKKGLISAYHRVTMAKLATKNSDWVEVDDWESSQSEWLETLKVLRYHHQKLLSPDPTNSLQNAIPLTKPGRKRKQEPNRHDPIKKKNQGPGVKSVPQVKLLCGSDMLESFGIPNLWKLEDITEIVENHGLVCISRAGNSVQKFIYESDILWKHKNNIHLVEEWITNDISSTKIRRALRRGHSIRYLVPDVVQAYIEKNNLYSLESEDRNAGVILAPLQKHASDSKN
- the LZIC gene encoding protein LZIC isoform X2 translates to MNAGLILSINVSYWIPFREELDADEYEETKKETLEQLREFNDSLKKIMSGDMTLVDELSGMQLAIQAAISQAFKTPEVIRMFAKKQPRQLRTRLAEMDRDLMIGKLERNLYTQQKVEILTALRKLDEKLTADDETFLSTNAGTALSQFERVSTDLGSGDKVFALASFEVEKAKQ